Genomic DNA from Pleurodeles waltl isolate 20211129_DDA chromosome 1_2, aPleWal1.hap1.20221129, whole genome shotgun sequence:
ACAGACGTTCCATGTGATTGGACGGATCTGACTGCACTATTGGACAGGGAGAGAAGAAGGAACCGCCTTCGCCATAAAATATTAATATATGTGGCTATGTGAGGGATTGTACTGTGGTTATGAATGCGCTGACCCATTTTCATTACTGGAAGATATGGCATGATGTATTGTTAACTCCAGAATTTCTGTCAACTGCTTAGCAGtatatgtttgttttaaaaaaaaataaatgaaaacaaaataaatatatttgagcATTTTGTTGTACTTTCTAAACATCAAGTTCACACTTTAGCATGAGTCTACGTgtcctcttgtttttttctttaataacataCATATATTTTAGTGTGTGATCTTACATAATTTGTTAGTTTAGGACAGCTGCCACATGAAACATTGTAGCTTTTAGAATTCTTTATCTATCACTGCCTAACACCTCAAATGAAATGGGACAAGATACTGCTTCATCTATAGTCACTATTTACAGTATATTTTTACCTGAACTCATACACAAATTGGCTGATAGTTGGACTACTTTTTCACACTTCTTCACAAGGTTTCTGCATGGCTTTAGCTACTGCAATAACTTGCTACGGAAGGGGGTCTGGGCTCGCCTGCACTGAGGCAAGATGGATCTAAGGTTTCACGAAGGTGCATTCCAACTTCTGAATCCTGTCTACATCCTTGAGCGGGCATTCGTTTCCTGCTGACGTCAAAAATGTGTTTTGCCGTGAACTCTTGGGGCATGTTTATTCTGTGCAATGCAGCCCTTGGCACAATGTTTCTCCTCATTTCATCTTTGGTTAACTTGGTTGGCGGGGCGATGCTTCCCCCGCTGAGTAGTCTAATATTTGATTCATCAAACATATCCTTGGTGTAGGATAGATAGGATCCAAAGTCAAAATCCTTCAGGTCCTCCAGCGTGATTTCCTTCCTGAGGCCTTCGGCACTCCGATGACCTGTACGCTGTGTGGCATCAAAAGGCATCTTTGCCTTCAGATCTTCTTTCACTGGCGTCTTCTCTTCTGCCTTTTCATTGGGGACCACCGGATGTGCTGGAGTTTTACTTTTTGTTGGAGACTTCCCTGTAGAACCAGTTTCCTCCTTCTGAGGCTCAGATGAAGGATGCACCACTTCTCTTTGATATTGCTCGGCTTTGTGAAGCAGTTTTTCGATCATCCCATGCCTTCTTTTGGTTCTGCCCTGTTCGTGGCCGTTTGCGTCAGCGGATATTCCACCTTGTAAGGATGCCTTCTTACACTTTTCTTCGAAACGCTTACTCTCCAGCCAATCACAGAAAGCCATCTGGCAGAAAAGGTCTTGTTCTTTCTG
This window encodes:
- the ANKRD53 gene encoding ankyrin repeat domain-containing protein 53, which encodes MTSAAPPTNAGVTSKKHLERDQLLAAAVGNLPGLQLSLKNTNDEIKADKYGFTAVHLAALHGRLQSLQLLVRDYKADVNQRSVAGWRPIHLALSKKGGPRALECVKYLIEQGADVNVKTDSKVTPLHQAANEGLLDCIVVLAEAGADTHAVDAYGRRPIDLSKMWNHRPCVRYLRHMMWMRDKEELAEEMHKMEQMKINLGNDKFVDKKYKKEQDLFCQMAFCDWLESKRFEEKCKKASLQGGISADANGHEQGRTKRRHGMIEKLLHKAEQYQREVVHPSSEPQKEETGSTGKSPTKSKTPAHPVVPNEKAEEKTPVKEDLKAKMPFDATQRTGHRSAEGLRKEITLEDLKDFDFGSYLSYTKDMFDESNIRLLSGGSIAPPTKLTKDEMRRNIVPRAALHRINMPQEFTAKHIFDVSRKRMPAQGCRQDSEVGMHLRETLDPSCLSAGEPRPPSVASYCSS